Genomic segment of Xanthobacter dioxanivorans:
AAGCTGCGCGAGGCCTACCGCGCCATCGAGCCGGTGAACGACTGGTGGCACCTGCCCGGCGGGCAGATGCTGCGCGTGGTCATCACCCCCAATGCCGAGGGCGGCGTCACCTACCTGTTCGACGACCTCTCCGAGCACGTGGCGCTGGAGAGCCGCTACAACAGCCTCATCCGCATCCAGGGCGAGACCCTGGACGGGCTGGCCGAGGCGGTGGCGGTGTTCGGCAGCGACGGACGGCTGAACCTCTACAACCACGCCTTCCTCTCCCTCTGGTCGCTGGATGCCCACGCTTTGGGGGACAAGCCGCACGTGGACGCGGTGGCGGCCATGTGCCGGCCGCTCTACGGGGACAATTCCGCCTTCGCCCGCATCCGCCAGGCGGTGACCTCCATCGGCCCGCGCGAGGCGGTGACGCTGCGCCTCGACCGCCCCGACGGGCGGGTGCTGGACGGCGCGGCCCAGCCGTTGCCGGACGGCGGCACCATGGTGACCTTCCGTGACGTGACCGACAGCGTGAAGGTGCAGCGGGTGCTGGAGGAGCGGGCCGAGGCGCTGGAGGCGGCGGACAGGCTGAAGAACGCCTTCGTCGGCCATGTCTCCTACCACCTGCGCACGCCCCTCAACACGCTGATGGGCTATGCGGACATGCTGCGCGAGGGCCTCGCCGGCCCGCTCAACGCCCGCCAGCGGGACTATCTGGAGCATATGCGCCAGTCCTCGGACCTGCTGCGCGCGCTCATCGACGACATCCTCGACCTCGCCACCATCGACGCGGGGGCCATGGAGCTCGACCTTTCGGAGGTGGACGTGCGCGAGACAGTGCTCGCCGTGGCGGATGCGGTGCGCGATCCGGTGGTGGAGGCGGGGCTGAACCTGGCGGTCAGCATCGATCCGGACGCCGGGCGCTTCGTGGCCGATGCGCGCCGGGTGCGGCAGATCCTCTTCAACCTCCTGTCCAATGCCATCGCCGTGTCGCCGGCGGGCGGCACGGTGCGCCTCGGCGCGGTGCGGCGGGAGGGAGCCCTGGTGTTCACGGTGCGCGACGAGGGGCCCGGCGTGCCGGCCGAGGTGGCGGGCACCCTGTTCGACCGGTTCGAGAGCCGCAGCGCCGGCCCGCGGCATCGCGGCGTCGGGCTGGGCCTCGCCATCGCGCGCTCCTTCATGGAGCTGCATGGCGGCTCGGTCACCGTGGTGCCCGCCGGGCGCGGCACCGAGGGCAGAAGCACCGAGGGCAGGGGGACGCTCGCCACCTGCATCTTCCCGCTCAGCGGCGAAGGGCGGCGGGAGGCGGCGGAATGAGCCTGCTCATCGAGCGTCTCGCGGGTGCGCCCGTGGCCTGCCGCGTGATCCTGCCCGACCTTGCCGCCACGGCGCGCCTCGGCGCGCTGCTCGCCACCTGGTTCGGCCCAAAGGACACCATCACCCTCACCGGCGATCTGGGCTCCGGCAAGACGGAGTTCGCCCGCGCGCTCATCCGCGCCTTCGCCGACGGCCCGGCGGTGGACGTGCCGAGCCCCACCTTCCCGATCCTCATTTCCTACGACTTCCCGCGCGGCCAGGTGGTGCACGCCGACCTCTACCGGATCGTCGACCCGGAGGAGCTGGACGAGCTCGGCTGGGACGAGCTGCGGGAGAACGCGCTGGTGCTGGTGGAGTGGGCGGACCGCGCCGAGGACCGCCTGCCGCCCGACCGGCTGGACGTGTCGCTCTACATCGCCGCCGGCACCCCCGAGGGGAAGGGCCTGGGGCCGGACGCCCGCATTGCCATCCTCACCGGCTTCGGGCGGGTGGGGGCGCGGCTCGACCGGTTCCAGCTCGCCGAGGGGCTGATCGAGGCCAGCGGCTTCGCCGAGGCGGCCCGCGTCTTCCTCCAGGGCGACGCCTCCAGCCGCTCCTATACGCGGCTCGTCCTGCCCAACCGCTCCGCCATCCTCATGAACGCGCCGCGCCAGCCGGACGGGCCACCCATCCGGCGCGGCCTGCCCTACAGCCAGCTGGTGCATCTGGCGGAGGACGTGAAGCCCTTCGTCGCCATGGACCGGGCGCTTCTGGCGCAGGGCTTCTCGGCGCCGCTGATCCATTCGGCGGACCTGGAGGCGGGCCTCCTGGTGCTGGAGGACCTGGGCGGCGGCGGGGTGCTGGCGGGCGATCCCCCGGCGCCGGTTCCCGACCGCTATCGGGCGGCGGTGGAGGTGCTCGCCGCCCTCCACACCCGCAACCTGCCGCAGACGCTGCATGTGGCCCCGCGGGTCGAGCGGGTGCTGCCGCGCTACGACGTGGCGGCCATGCTCACCGAGATCGACCTGATGCTCGACTGGTACCTGCCGTCGCGCGGCATAAGGCTCGACGGCGTGGTCCGGGAGGAGTTCCACCTCTTGTGGCGCGGGGCGCTGAATTCTGTGCTGGCGGAACCTCCCACCTGGGTGCTGCGCGACTTTCACTCGCCCAACCTCATCTGGCTGGAGGGGCGGGAGGGCCTGCGCAAGGTCGGCCTCATCGACTTCCAGGACGCGGTCATGGGGCCGGCGGCCTATGATCTCGTCTCCCTGGGCCAGGATGCGCGGGTGGACGTGCCGCAGGAGCTGGAGCTGAACCTCTTCGGCCATTACGTGAAGCTCCGGCGCGAAGCGGACCCGACCTTCGACGCCAAGGGCTTCGCGCGCTCCTATGCCCTGCTCGGCGCCCAGCGCAACAGCAAGATCCTCGGCATCTTCACCCGCCTCAACGAACGGGACGGCAAGCCGCATTACCTGCGCCACCTGCCGCGCATCCGGCGCTACCTCGCCCGCTGCCTCGGCCACCAGGACCTCGGGGCGCTGCGGACCTGGTACGAATCGGTGCTGCCAGCCAAGGATTTCGCCGCGTGACGCAGACGGGCATGGCCGAGGTCGAAAAGAAGGCGCAGGTTCATGGCGCCAGGGTCCGCACCGCCATGGTACTGGCGGCGGGGCTCGGCACGCGCATGCGCCCGCTCACCGACACGCGGCCCAAGCCGCTGGTGGAGGTCTATGGCCGCGCCCTCGTGGACCACGTGCTCGACCGCGTGGCGGATGCCGGCATCCCGGAGGCGGTGGTGAACCTGCACCACCATGCCGACATGCTGGAAGCCCACCTCAAGGCCCGCCGCGGGCCGCCGCGCATCGTGCTGTCGGACGAGCGGGACGTGTTGCTGGAAACCGGAGGCGGCGTGCGCAAGGCGCTGCCCTTGCTGGGGCCGGAGCCTTTTCTCGCGATCAATTCAGACACCATCTGGATCGAGGGCATGCGGCCGAACCTGGTGCGGCTGATCGATCATTTCGATCCCGAGCGGATGGATGCGCTGCTGCTCGTCGCCTCCGCCGCCCATTCCATCGGCTATGACGGCATGGGCGATTTCCAGATGGACCCGCTCGGCCGGCTCAGCCGGCGCGGGGAGCGGCTGGTGGCGCCCTTCGTCTTCGCCGGGGCCTCCATCCTCAAGCCCGGCCTGTTCGCCGACACGCCGGAGGGCGCCTTCTCCCTCAATCGCGTGTTCGACCGCGCGGCTGCGGCCGGCCGCCTCTTCGGCCTGCGCCTCGACGGGATCTGGATGCATGTGGGCACGCCCGATGCCATCGCCCTCGCCGAGGATGCGATCCACCGCTCCAGCGACTGAAAGCGGGCGGGGACCGGGATAATCCGTTAGATTTCGGGCGCGGCCGGGCCCATCGAACGGGCGCGGCCGGTGTCGATCGCCGGCGGAGGATGCGCATGCTCCTGGACGGCCGGCGGACGAGGGAAGGGAGGGGGATCTTGCCACGCGTGCTCACCATCCCGCCGTCGGCCCCCTTTCTGCCGACGCTGGCCCGCGCCCTCCTCGACGGGGCGCTGGTGGAGGGCTTCGCCCCGCGCCGTGATCCTCTGGCGCTCGCCGGCGCCACCGTGTTCCTGCCCACGCGGCGCGCCGGGCGCCTGTTCGCGCAGGCGCTGCTGGAGGCCTCCGGCGGCGCGGCGCTGCTGCTGCCGAAGATCGTACCGCTGGGCGACGTGGACGAGGATGCGCTCGCCTTCTCCGAGGATGCGCCGGTGCTCGCCGCGCCCCATGCCATCGCCCCGGTGCATCGCCGCCTCGTGCTCGCCCGCCTCGTCGGCCACTGGCGCGACACCCTTTCCAGGGCGGTGGAGCGGGAGGCGGTGGCCGCCGGCACCGCCGCCACCTTCGCCCTCGCCGATGCCCTCGGCGCCTTGTTCGACGACCTCACCACCGCCGGCCTGACGGTGGACCGGCTCGACGGCCTCGTGCCCGACGAGCTCGACCGCTACTTCAAGGTGGGGCTGGATTTCGTCCGCATCGCCCGGCGGGCCTTCACCGCCTATCTGGACGCCGCGGGGCTGGTGGAGCCGGCGGCGCGGCGCGACGCGCTGGTGGATGCGGAGGCGCGACGCCTTGCCGCCCTCGGTCCGGAGGCGGGGCCGGTGATCGCGGCGGGCTCCACCGGCTCCATGCCGGCCACCGCCCGCCTGCTGGCGGCCATCGCCCGCCTGCCGAAGGGGGCCGTGGTGCTGCCCGGCCTCGACCAGGACCTGGACGCCGCCTCCTTCGCCCGCATCACCGACGATCGCGATAGCGCGCCGGACCACCCGCAATACGGCCTCGCCCGCCTCCTGCCCCGCCTCGGCGTGGAGCGCGAGGAGGTGGCCCCCTCGTGGCGCCGGAGCCCCACGGCCGCGAGCGGCTGATGAGCGAGAGCTTGCGCCAGGCCGAGACCTCGGACCTGTGGGCGAGCCTGTCCGACCGTCTGCCGCCGGAGGCGCTGGCCCGCGCCATGGCCGGGGTGAGCGTGGTGGAGGCCGACGACCCGCGCGCCGAGGCCCTCGCCATCGCCTTCCTGCTGCGCGATAGCCTGGAGCGGCCCGGCGAGACGGCAGCGCTTGTCACTCCGGACCGCGACCTTGCGCGGCGGGTGGCGGCGGAGATGGCCCGCTTCGGCGTGGTGCTGGACGATTCCGCCGGCACGCCGCTGGCCGACAGCCCTGCCGGTCGGCTGGCGCGGCTGATCCTCCAGGCGACGGCCGAGGCTCTGGCCCCGGTGCCCCTGTTCGCGCTGCTCACCCATCCCCTCGCGGGGCTGGGGCTTGCGCCCGAGCGCAAGGCGGAGGCCGTCGCGGTGCTGGAACTGGTGGCCCTGCGCGGCCCGCGCCCGCGCGCCGGCATCGACGGGCTGCGGCAGGCCATCGCGGTATTCGATCGCGACGGCTTCCGTGGTGGCGATCCGCGCCAGCGCATCGACGCCGCGGCGCTCGCCCGCGCGCGGGACCTGGTGGAGCGGCTGGACGGTGCCCTCGGCCCGCTGCTCGCGCTCGGCGCGCGGCGCGCGGCGGCGCCCCTCGCGGACCTCGTCGCCGCCCATCGCGGTGCCTTAGAAGCCATCGCCGGGCCGCTGGATCCCGAGGCCGACGATGCGGCCGAGGCGGCGCTCGCCCGCACCTTCGAGACGCTGGCGGACGCGGCCGGGGATGGCCCCGGCCTCGACCTGCCGGACTATGCGGACGCCGCCGGCGCCCTGTTCGCCGACGCCATGGTGCGTCCCGCCGCCGAGCCGCATGCGCGCATCCGCATCCTCGGGCCGCTGGAGGCGCGCCTGGTCCAGGTGGATCGCATGGTGCTGGGGGCCCTGGTGGAGGGGACGTGGCCGCACATCGCCGAGACCGACCCTTGGCTCAGTCGCCCCATGCGCACGCAGCTGGGGCTCGACCTGCCGGAGCGGCGCATCGGCCTGGCCGCGCACGATTTCGCCCAGGCCATGGGCGCGCCGGAGGTGGTGCTCTCCTTCGCCGCCAAGGTCGGCGGCACCCAGAGCGTGCCCTCGCGCTTCCTGCAGCGACTGAAGACGGTGGCGGGCCCGCAGGCATGGCAGGCCGCCGTGGGGCGCGGCGCCCGCTGGGTGGAGGCGGCGCGTCGGCTCGACGACGCGCCGGCCGTGCCCCGCGCCACCCGCCCGGCGCCGGCGCCGCCGCTGGCCCTGCGCCCGCGCCGGCTCTCGGTGACGCAGATCGAGACGCTGCTGCGCGACCCCTATTCCATCTATGCCCGCCATGTGCTTGGCCTCGTGCCGCTGGAACCTTTGGACACCGCGCCGGGCGGGGCGGAGCGGGGATCGGCCCTGCACGAGGCCATCGGCCGCTTCACCACCGCCTTTCCGCAGGCGCTGCCGCCGGACGCGCTGGACCGGCTGCTGGAGGAGGGCCGGCGCGCCTTCGCACCGCTGGCCGCCTTTCCGGCCGAGCATGCCTTGTGGTGGGTGCGGTTCGAGCGGGCGGCGGCCTTCCTCGTCGCCTTTGAGCAGACGCGCCGCATCGGGCTCGACCGGGTGGTGGCGGAGGCCGGAGGGCGGCTGGAGATTCCCCTCGGCGGCGCCACTTTCCTCCTCACCGGCCGGGCGGACCGCATCGAGGTCCGCCAGGACGGGCGCCTCAACATCCTCGACTACAAGACCGGCACGGCGCCCACCGCCCGGCAGGCCGCCTCCCTCTCGCCCCAGCTGCCGCTGGAAGCCGCCATGGCCCGGCGCGGCGCCTTCCCCGGCGTGCCGCCGGCGGACGTGGAGGACCTTGCTTATGTGGAGCTGAAGGGCGGGGCGGCCGGCGGCGAGGAAAAGCCCGTCCGCCTGAAGGACCGTTCCACCATGGACCTCGCCGACGCCGCGCTCGCCGGCCTGGAGAGCCTGCTGAAGGCGTTCGAGAACGAGGCGCAGGGCTATCGCTCCCTGGCCGCGCCGCAATGGTCGGGACGCTTCGGCGACTATGACCATCTCGCCCGCGTGCGCGAATGGGCGCTGGGCGGGGAGGAGGGCGAATGACCGGGACCGCGCGCGCCCAGGACCCCAAGGCGGAGGCCACGCGGCGGCAGTCGGAGGCTTCCCATCCGGAATTTTCCGCCTGGGTCTCGGCCAATGCCGGCTCGGGCAAGACCCATGTGCTGGCCCGGCGGGTCATCCGCCTGCTGCTGGCCGGCACGCCGCCGGGGCGCATCCTGTGCCTGACCTATACCAAGGCGGCGGCGGCCAACATGGCCAACCGGGTGCTCGCCATCCTCGGCCGCTGGGTGCGGCTGCCGGATGCGGAACTCGACGCCGCCATTGCCGAGACCGTGGGCGCGGCGCCGGACGCCGCCTTGCGCGCCCGCGCCCGCCGCCTGTTCGCCGCCGCCCTGGAGACGCCGGGCGGCCTCAAGATCCAGACCATCCATGCCTTTTGCGGCGGCCTCCTGCACCGTTTCCCGTTCGAGGCGGACGCGGCGGCGGGCTTCCGCGAATTGGACGAGGTGGGCCGGCTCGACCTCATGGCCCGCATCCGCGCCGGCCTCGTCATCGACGCCACCGCCGATCCGGCGTCGCCGCTGGGCGAGGCCCTCGGGCGGCTGACGGAGGACCTGTCCGACCAGGGCCTCGCCGGCCTGCTGGACGCGGCCATCGCCCTGCGCGCCCGCATCCTGCCGCTGGGCGGCACCGCCGGGGCGCGGCGGGCGGCGGCGGCACGGGCTCTGGGCCTTCCCCCCGGCACGCGGCCGGCGGACATCGAGGCCCATATGCTCGCGGGCGACGTGCTGCCGCGCTCCGAATGGCCCGCCTTCGCCGCGGAGATGGCCCAATCGGACAAGAAGACGGACCAGGAGCGCGCCGCCGACCTCAGGGCTGCCGCCGAGGCGCAGGAGGAGGCCGCGGCCCGCGCCTCCTACCGCCGCGTCTTCTTCGGCAGCGAGGGGCCGCGCTCGGACCGGAACCTGCTCACCAAGGGCCTCGCCGACCGCCTTCCGGTCCTTGCCGACGCGCTCAGGGCCGAGCGCGACCGCCTCGCCGCCCTCGACGACGACCTGCGCGCTGCCCGCACGCTGGAGCGCACCGAGGCGGCCCTCACCCTCGCCGCCGAGGCGGGCCGCCGCTACGAGGCGGAGAAGGCGGCGCGGGGGCTGCTGGATTTCGACGACCTCATCACCAAGGCCGCCCATCTCCTCGGCACGCAGCCCACCTTCGTCCAGTACAAGCTGGACCAGGGCATCGACCACATCCTGGTGGACGAGGCGCAGGACACGAGCCCGGAGCAGTGGCGCGTGGTGGAGGGGCTCGCCACCGACTTCTTCTCCGGCGAGGGCGCCCGCCCCGGGGTGAAGCGCACCATCTTCGTCGTCGGCGACGAGAAGCAGTCCATCTTCTCCTTCCAGGGCGCGGACCCGCGCGCCTTCGGCGGCATGCGCTCGACCTTCGAGCAGAAGGCCGGCAAGAGCGCCTTCCGCCGGGTGGAGCTGCCCCATTCCTTCCGCTCCGCCCCCGGCGTGCTGGAGGCGGTGGACACCATCTTCGCCCGCGCCGAGGCCCATGCCGGCCTCACCCTCGACGCCGTCGCCCCGGTGCACGCCGCCATCCGCGCCGATGCCCCGGCGCTGGTGGAGGTGTGGCCCACCACCGTGCCCGACCCCAGGCCACAGCCGGACAACTGGCGCCGTCCCCTCGACGAGGTGGCGGGGGACGATCCGGTCAGCCGGCTCGCCGCGCGCATCGCCGGCTTCATCCGCGACGCCATCGCCACCGGCCTCGCCATCCCCTCGCGCCAGGGCCGTCCGATGAAGGCGGGCGACGTGCTGGTGCTGGTGCGAAGGCGCGGGCGCATCTTCGAGGCGGTCATCCGCGCCCTCAAGGAGCTGAAGGATGCGCGGGTGCAGGTGGCCGGCGCCGACCGCCTGGTGGTGGCCGAGCACATCGCCGCCTTGGACCTGATGGCGCTGGGCGACGTGCTCGTGTCCCCCGACGATGACCTAGCGCTGGCCGCCCTGCTCAAGAGCCCGCTGTTCGGCTTCACCGACGACGACCTCATGGCGCTCTGCCCCGGCCGCCCCGGCCGCCTCGCCGATGCGCTGGCGGAGGCGGGCGACGGCCGGGCCGTCGCGGTGAAGGCCCGGCTGGAGGGATGGCGCCGGCAGGGGCTGGCGCTGCGGCCGTTCGACTTCTACGCCCGCGTGCTCGGCCGCGACGGCGGGCGGCGGGCCATGCTGGCGCGCCTCGGGCCGGAGGCGGCGGACGTGCTCGACGAGTTCATGGCGCTGGCGCGCGCCTATGAGGCGAGCGAGCCGCCGAGCCTCGCCGGCTTCCTCGCCTTCCTGCGCTGCGGCGGGGCGGAGACCAAGCGCGACATGGAGAGCGGGCGCGACGAGGTGCGGGTGATGACCGTGCACGGCGCCAAGGGGCTGGAGGCGCCGCTCGTCATCCTCGCCGACACGGTGGACATGCCCCGCACCCGCACCTCCGGCGGCCTCATCTGCGTGCCGGGGCCGGATGGCGAGGTGCCGGTTCTGGCGCCCCGCAAGGCGGAGGACCCGGCACGGCTTGCCGCGGCCCGCGCCGCCGCCGCCGCGCGCGAGCTGGAGGAGCACCGGCGCCTGCTCTACGTGGCGCTCACGCGGGCCGAGGATGCGGTGATCGTCTGCGGCGCCGAGACCCGCGAAGCGGGCAAGGACAAGCCCCACGCCCGCCCGGAGGGCTGCTGGTACGACCTGGTGCGCGCCGCGCTCGAGGACGATGCGCAGGAATGCCCCGCCCTCGGTTTCGAGGGCACGGTGCTGCGCTGGAGCAAGGGGCCGGGTCTTGCCGTCGCCGGCCCGGCCGCGCCGCTGCCCGCCGCGGCCGGCGGGCCCGTGGCCGCCTTTCCCCATCCTGCGCCCGCCGAGGCCGCCTTGCGCGTCCTGCGCCCGTCCAGGGCCGAGGCGCCGGGACCCGCGCCACTGCGCACGCCGTCGGTCGTGGCGGGGGGGCTTCCCGGGCTCTCTCCCCTGGTGCGCGGTGACCTGGTGCATCGCCTGCTGGCCGGCCTGCCGGACGTTCCCGCGGCCGAGCGTGAGGCCGCCGGGCTGCGCCTGCTGCGCCACGCCGCCGACGGCGTCGCCGATGGGCTGCACCGGGAGGTGCTGGAGGAAGCGTTGGGGGTGCTGGGCCATGCGCCGCTCGCGGACCTGTTCGGCGCCGGCAGCCGGGCGGAGGTGCCGGTGGTCGGCCGCCTGCCCGCATTGGATGGTAATCCGTTCCATATTTCCGGACGGGTGGACCGCCTCGCCGTCCAGGGCGGGCGAATCCTCGTGGCCGATTTCAAGACCGACCGGACCCCGCCGGAGCAGCCGGGCGAGGTGACCGAGGCCTATGTGGCGCAGCTTGCCGTCTATGGGGCGCTGCTGTCGGCGTCGTTCGGCGGCCTGCCGTTCGAGGCGCGGCTCATTTACACAGCCGGCCCGCGTGTCTTTTCCCTTGATGCACAGCGGCTCGCCGCCGCGCTGGACGGGCTCGGCGTGTCATCCCCGAAGGTCACCTCGGCGTGACGCGCCTTGACGGGAAGGGGAGGGGCTCCCTACGTTCAGGCCCAAGATTCAGTGGTTCCCCCAAATCTCCCCTACGAGGTCTGCTATGTCGGTCGAGAAGGTATCGGATCAGAGTTTCGAGCAGGACGTGATCAATTCGAGCGCTCCGGTGATCGTGGACTTCTGGGCCGAGTGGTGCGGCCCCTGCCGCATGGTGGGCCCGATCCTCGAGGAAGTGTCCGGCGAGATGGGCGAGAAGGTGCGCATCGTGAAGCTGAACGTGGACGAGAATCCGCAGACCGCTTCCAAGTACGGCATCATGTCCATCCCCACCCTGCTGCTGTTCAAGGACGGCAAGATCGCCTCCCGCCAGGTGGGCGCCGCCCCCAAGGCGAAACTGGTGCAGTGGATCAACGGCGCCATCTGAGGCGTAGATCGTCCCGCACCGGGATCAGGACGAAGAAGCCCCGGCGGGAAGCCGGGGCTTTTTTATGGGCGTTGGAGTTAGGGGGCCATCTCGACCACGCGCCCGGCAATCGCCAGCGCGCTGGTGAGACCGGGCGATTCGATGCCGAACAGGTTCAGCAGCCCCGGCAGGCCGTGCATTGCCGGCCCCTGGATCAGGAAGTCCGCGGACGCGCCGCCGCTCACCTCGATCTTCGGCCTGATCCCGGCATAGCCGGGCTCCAGGTCCTCGTCCCGCACCTGCGGCCAGTAGCGGCGGATGGAGCCCAGCATGCCGGCCTTGCGGGTCGGGTCCACCCGATAGTCCCGCTCGCTCACCCATTCCACGTCCGGCCCGAAGCGCCCCTGTCCGCCGAGGTCCAGCGTCAGGTGGGTTCCGAGCCCGCCGGGCTCCGGCACCGGATAGATGAGATGGCGGAACGGCACCTTGCGGCCGCAGGTGAAATAATTGCCCTTGGCCATGGCCTGGGCCGGCACGCGCGCTTCGGGCATGCCTGAGATGCGGCTGGCGACGCCGGGCGCGTCGAGGCCGGCGCTGTTCACCAGCAGGCGGCAGCCGAGCATCATGGGGCTGGCGCCGCCGGTGCGCACAACCAGGCCGCCCGTCCCGGGCTCCGCCGCCTCGAAGGGCGCCTGGAGGGCGAGCATTCCGCCGGCGGCCTCCATGTCTCCCTGGATCGCGAGCATCAGCCCATGGGTATCGACGATGCCGGTGGACGGCGAGAGCAGGGCCGCGTGCACGCCGAGCGCCGGTTCGAGCCGGCGCGCCTCGCCCGCATCCAGCAGCCGCAGGTCATCCACTCCGTTCGCCGCCCCGCGCTCCGCCAGCCTCTCAAGGTAGCCCACCTCCTCCGCGCTGGCGGCGACGATCAGCTTGCCGAGCCGGGCGTGGCCGACGCCGTGGCTGGCGCAGAACGCATAAAGGGCGTCGCGGCCCTTCACGCACAATTCGGCCTTGAGGCTTCCTGGCTCGTAATAGATGCCGGCATGGATCACCTCGGAATTGCGCGAGGAGATGCCGGTTCCGATGGCCTCCGCCGCCTCCAGAACCACCACCTCCCGCCCCGACAGCGCCAGCGCGCGGGCCACCGCGAGGCCGACGACCCCGGCCCCGACGACGATGCATTCCACCTGGTCCATGGCTCGGCGCTCACTCGTCCGCCGCCACGAGGATCGCGCGTTCCGGCGGGATGTGCAGAGTGACCGGCCGGCCCTCCTCGAGCAAGTGGGAGGGGAAGGCATGGGCCCTGATCGAGCCGCCGGGCCAGCCCACGGTATAGACGATGACGTCGCCGAGGATCTCGCGCCGCTCGATCCGCGCCGGCCAGGTATTCTCCGGAAGGTGGCTCTCGCCAGGGGTCGCGGCCGGCGTGGAAATCTGCGGGTAGACGGTGCGGACGGCGATGAGCTGGCGGCCGCCGGTGGTGACCTTCGGCAGGTTCTCGCGCGGCGCGCACCGCATGTGCGCGCCGCCCACCTGCGCCAGGATATGCCCGGAGCCGTCGCGGCCCGTGACCTCGGCTTCCAGAATGTTCGCCGCGCCGACGAAATCGGCGACGAAGCGGCTGCGTGGGGTGTCGTAGATGTCGAGCGGCCGTCCGGCCTGCTCGATCCGCCCTTCGCGCATGATGATGATCTGGTCGGACATGGCCATGGCCTCTTCCTGGTCATGCGTCACGTAGATGGTGGTGAGGCCGAGGCGGTTCTGCAGGTCCTTGAGCTCGGTGCGCATGCGGGCGCGCAGCCGGGCGTCTAGGTTGGACAGCGGCTCGTCCAGCAGCACCGCCTTCGGCGAGAAGGCATAGGCGCGGGCGAGGGCGACCCGTTGCTGCTGGCCGCCGCTGAGGTCGGTCGCCGGCCGGTCGATGTAGGCGGCCATGCCCACCATGTCGAGCGCGGAGAGCACCCGGCTGTGCAGCTCCTGCCCGCGCACGCCCTGCAGGCGCAGGCCGTAGCCCACGTTCTCCTTTACGCTCATGTGCGGCCAGATGGCGTAGGACTGGAACACCATGGAGAGCCGCCGCTTCTCCGCCGGCACGTTGATGCGCCGGGCGGAGGAGAACACGGTCCGCCCGTCGACGATGATCTCGCCTTCGAGCGGCGTCTCCAGGCCGGCGATGGAGCGCAGCATGGTGGACTTGCCGCAGCCCGAGGGGCCGAGCAGGGAGAGGTGCGCGCCCGCCGGCACCGACAGCGACACCCCATGCACCGCGATCTTGCCCTCATAGGCGGCGACGAGCCCGCGCACCTCGATGAACGGCGCGGGCGCGGCCGCCGGCCTCTGCTCCCCGGCGGCAAACGCCGCATCGGCGGCATAGGCGTGCGGCGCGGCGGGTGTGTTGATCTGAGCGTCCATCATTCCTCCAGATTGTCTTGCCGCGGGCGCTTCGGCCCTTTTTTCATTCACACGCCGACACCGCCCCCGGTGGCCTTGCGCACGACCAGCAGGGTGGTGAGCAGGATCACCGTCTGGACGATGACGAGGGCGCTCACCTGCGGCAGGCCGCCGGAATCCCAGAAGCTGAGGATGGCGGGCCCGAGCACCGGGTTCGCTGCGCTGGACAGGAAGATGGAGGCGCTCACCTCGCGCACCGACACCATGAACAGC
This window contains:
- a CDS encoding sensor histidine kinase, whose translation is MPSGPVLSVPVLSVPVLLGATALSSPASAGDWGVAASAAGALWPVLALTLAAVTGLAALRGHRDAAAQRRKAEAAERATADAAAAASRARAQAHAFKALLGADAPAVLLWPSRDAGLEVYGRAEAELRQALGSSHAQVETAIARLRAEDGAYAARLDGAGGVRFRVEGRSLNGAGVLLLHPTSVEGQETEQGPGQLAPTLGAGLAAVLDATPAPAWLRGPDGALTYVNPAFVAAVGAASAEAARAQGLDLFDGRTRAAASSAEKAGGAFHQRVRAVTKGQRRQMEVVEVAGDFGIAGLAIDVTEEEAARAEIGHAVAAHRRTLDQLTTAVAIFGADERLVFHNAAYERLFDLSPSLLDQRPADGEILEDLRTRRKVPEQADFRAWRAKLREAYRAIEPVNDWWHLPGGQMLRVVITPNAEGGVTYLFDDLSEHVALESRYNSLIRIQGETLDGLAEAVAVFGSDGRLNLYNHAFLSLWSLDAHALGDKPHVDAVAAMCRPLYGDNSAFARIRQAVTSIGPREAVTLRLDRPDGRVLDGAAQPLPDGGTMVTFRDVTDSVKVQRVLEERAEALEAADRLKNAFVGHVSYHLRTPLNTLMGYADMLREGLAGPLNARQRDYLEHMRQSSDLLRALIDDILDLATIDAGAMELDLSEVDVRETVLAVADAVRDPVVEAGLNLAVSIDPDAGRFVADARRVRQILFNLLSNAIAVSPAGGTVRLGAVRREGALVFTVRDEGPGVPAEVAGTLFDRFESRSAGPRHRGVGLGLAIARSFMELHGGSVTVVPAGRGTEGRSTEGRGTLATCIFPLSGEGRREAAE
- the tsaE gene encoding tRNA (adenosine(37)-N6)-threonylcarbamoyltransferase complex ATPase subunit type 1 TsaE — its product is MSLLIERLAGAPVACRVILPDLAATARLGALLATWFGPKDTITLTGDLGSGKTEFARALIRAFADGPAVDVPSPTFPILISYDFPRGQVVHADLYRIVDPEELDELGWDELRENALVLVEWADRAEDRLPPDRLDVSLYIAAGTPEGKGLGPDARIAILTGFGRVGARLDRFQLAEGLIEASGFAEAARVFLQGDASSRSYTRLVLPNRSAILMNAPRQPDGPPIRRGLPYSQLVHLAEDVKPFVAMDRALLAQGFSAPLIHSADLEAGLLVLEDLGGGGVLAGDPPAPVPDRYRAAVEVLAALHTRNLPQTLHVAPRVERVLPRYDVAAMLTEIDLMLDWYLPSRGIRLDGVVREEFHLLWRGALNSVLAEPPTWVLRDFHSPNLIWLEGREGLRKVGLIDFQDAVMGPAAYDLVSLGQDARVDVPQELELNLFGHYVKLRREADPTFDAKGFARSYALLGAQRNSKILGIFTRLNERDGKPHYLRHLPRIRRYLARCLGHQDLGALRTWYESVLPAKDFAA
- a CDS encoding nucleotidyltransferase family protein gives rise to the protein MAEVEKKAQVHGARVRTAMVLAAGLGTRMRPLTDTRPKPLVEVYGRALVDHVLDRVADAGIPEAVVNLHHHADMLEAHLKARRGPPRIVLSDERDVLLETGGGVRKALPLLGPEPFLAINSDTIWIEGMRPNLVRLIDHFDPERMDALLLVASAAHSIGYDGMGDFQMDPLGRLSRRGERLVAPFVFAGASILKPGLFADTPEGAFSLNRVFDRAAAAGRLFGLRLDGIWMHVGTPDAIALAEDAIHRSSD
- a CDS encoding PD-(D/E)XK nuclease family protein, producing the protein MPRVLTIPPSAPFLPTLARALLDGALVEGFAPRRDPLALAGATVFLPTRRAGRLFAQALLEASGGAALLLPKIVPLGDVDEDALAFSEDAPVLAAPHAIAPVHRRLVLARLVGHWRDTLSRAVEREAVAAGTAATFALADALGALFDDLTTAGLTVDRLDGLVPDELDRYFKVGLDFVRIARRAFTAYLDAAGLVEPAARRDALVDAEARRLAALGPEAGPVIAAGSTGSMPATARLLAAIARLPKGAVVLPGLDQDLDAASFARITDDRDSAPDHPQYGLARLLPRLGVEREEVAPSWRRSPTAASG